A section of the Rubritalea squalenifaciens DSM 18772 genome encodes:
- the mutM gene encoding bifunctional DNA-formamidopyrimidine glycosylase/DNA-(apurinic or apyrimidinic site) lyase, which produces MPELPEVETTCRGISPFLTNKTISRVDVREERLRWPVSPEICSATGLVITQVRRRAKYIILDTQSGGHILIHLGMSGSLRICGADSDIRKHDHVIFHLPDELELRYHDPRRFGCILWVEGNVESHPLLKDLGPEPLSEEFSADYLYASTRGRNTAIKLHIMNNHHVVGVGNIYACESLFMSGIHPTRSAGRISKSRLTKLHQAIQTVLERSITQGGTTLRDFVNSDGQPGYFKQQLEVYDREGEPCRQCGAAIKRIVLGQRSTFYCPKCQR; this is translated from the coding sequence ATGCCTGAACTGCCAGAAGTAGAAACCACCTGTAGGGGAATTTCGCCATTTTTAACGAACAAAACCATCTCCAGGGTCGATGTGAGAGAAGAGAGACTCAGATGGCCCGTCTCCCCTGAAATATGCTCAGCCACAGGACTGGTCATCACCCAAGTGAGGCGCAGGGCGAAATACATCATTTTGGATACCCAGTCCGGTGGGCATATCCTGATTCATCTGGGCATGTCCGGCAGCCTGCGGATCTGTGGTGCTGACAGCGATATCAGAAAGCACGACCATGTCATTTTCCACCTACCGGACGAGCTTGAACTCAGATACCATGATCCGCGCCGCTTTGGCTGCATACTCTGGGTCGAAGGCAACGTGGAGAGTCATCCATTACTGAAAGATCTTGGGCCAGAACCTCTCAGTGAGGAATTTTCAGCAGACTATCTTTATGCGTCCACCAGAGGACGCAATACGGCCATCAAGTTGCATATCATGAATAATCATCATGTGGTCGGGGTCGGTAACATCTATGCCTGTGAATCACTCTTCATGAGCGGGATCCACCCAACAAGGTCAGCAGGACGCATTAGTAAAAGCCGCCTTACCAAGTTACATCAAGCCATCCAAACCGTTCTTGAACGATCCATTACCCAAGGAGGCACCACCCTGAGAGACTTTGTGAACTCCGATGGCCAGCCTGGCTACTTCAAGCAACAACTTGAAGTCTATGATCGCGAGGGAGAGCCTTGTAGGCAATGCGGGGCTGCCATCAAACGGATTGTCCTAGGTCAGAGATCCACCTTCTACTGCCCCAAATGCCAGAGATGA
- the cutA gene encoding divalent-cation tolerance protein CutA, translating into MNVLVVLVTFPEEKCARQIGTVLIEKQLAACVNIIPGAESIYRWEGKVCCEKEVIGIIKTTEDAYQALEHALVDLHPYDVPELIALRPETGSRDYLSWVRGEVLS; encoded by the coding sequence ATGAATGTTTTAGTGGTTCTTGTGACGTTTCCGGAGGAAAAGTGTGCGCGTCAGATTGGCACAGTGCTTATCGAAAAGCAACTCGCAGCCTGTGTAAATATCATTCCTGGGGCAGAGTCCATTTACCGTTGGGAAGGCAAGGTGTGCTGCGAGAAGGAGGTGATAGGTATTATCAAAACGACTGAAGATGCCTATCAGGCACTAGAGCATGCCTTGGTAGATCTGCATCCTTATGATGTGCCTGAGCTGATTGCTCTCAGGCCCGAGACAGGATCCCGGGATTATTTGAGCTGGGTGAGGGGGGAGGTGCTTTCGTAG
- a CDS encoding helix-turn-helix transcriptional regulator: MLRHSTLQHFNEAVAKLYQADLNIRNYERKCYEFLNSIIPSEFIVFGSLNLKNEQLSLEISESVSDFPEAMEAFGQLMGQYPLFRWDPQVNSGKPFYREDFYSRREFRELDIFSEVYTKIGVDSHCAIHVPSNQQEIAFFGIERMGSQDFTVEERALLDLCQTHLSNARSLVFSLADQQDKQVSPDALYASGLTPREADVLTWLSEGKSNDEIAILLQIGLHTVKGHLKSIFQKIGAHNRLEAALWAIRMSNRGNLDRDPIKHVDVRINTHAYPSIEG, encoded by the coding sequence ATGCTTCGTCATTCTACCCTCCAACATTTCAATGAAGCAGTTGCCAAGCTTTACCAAGCAGATCTCAACATCAGAAATTATGAGCGTAAGTGCTATGAATTCTTAAATAGTATCATTCCCTCTGAGTTTATCGTTTTTGGATCTCTCAACCTAAAGAATGAACAACTTAGTCTAGAAATCAGTGAAAGCGTCAGTGACTTCCCAGAAGCCATGGAGGCTTTTGGTCAACTCATGGGTCAGTACCCGTTATTTCGCTGGGACCCTCAAGTAAACTCAGGCAAACCTTTCTATAGGGAAGATTTCTACAGCCGCCGGGAATTCCGAGAGCTAGATATTTTTTCTGAAGTCTATACCAAAATTGGAGTCGATTCACATTGCGCCATTCATGTCCCAAGCAATCAACAAGAGATCGCTTTCTTCGGCATCGAACGCATGGGGTCTCAGGATTTCACCGTTGAAGAACGTGCATTGCTTGATTTGTGCCAAACCCACCTATCCAATGCCCGCTCTCTTGTTTTTTCGTTGGCAGACCAACAAGACAAACAAGTATCCCCTGACGCCTTGTATGCGAGCGGCTTAACTCCCCGGGAAGCTGATGTCCTCACATGGCTATCTGAAGGGAAATCCAATGATGAAATAGCCATTCTACTACAAATTGGACTCCACACGGTCAAAGGCCATTTAAAATCCATCTTCCAGAAGATCGGAGCCCATAACAGGCTGGAAGCCGCACTCTGGGCCATACGCATGAGCAACAGAGGAAATCTAGACCGCGATCCCATTAAGCATGTGGATGTTAGAATCAATACGCATGCCTACCCCTCGATCGAGGGGTAA
- a CDS encoding phosphatidylserine decarboxylase, with translation METEQVYGESFLKWAYGNPLGKIALHSFVKRPFFSKWYGWRMNQASTKAKIAPFIQQYQLDESEFLDSADSYGHFNDFFYRKLKPEARPIHESAAVFPADGRHLGFENAEEVQGVFLKGQQWDLRSLIADDELYEEFKGGTLILSRLCPVDYHRFHFPCAGVPSACTTIEGPLFSVSPIALRQRLAYMWENKRTRTVLETEAFGKVLIQEIGATCVGSIHQTYQAGQAVEKGAEKGYFAFGGSSTITIFQPNKIQLAQDLLEHSSEQREIYARIGDTMGTPM, from the coding sequence ATGGAAACCGAGCAGGTCTACGGGGAATCTTTCCTGAAATGGGCCTATGGCAATCCACTTGGCAAAATCGCCCTCCACAGCTTCGTCAAACGTCCATTTTTCTCGAAATGGTATGGCTGGCGGATGAACCAAGCCTCCACAAAGGCCAAGATTGCACCTTTCATCCAGCAGTACCAACTGGATGAATCCGAGTTTCTCGATTCCGCTGACAGCTACGGCCACTTCAACGACTTTTTCTATCGCAAGCTCAAGCCTGAAGCTAGGCCCATCCACGAATCTGCTGCGGTTTTCCCAGCTGACGGCCGTCACCTTGGCTTTGAGAATGCCGAGGAAGTCCAAGGCGTCTTCCTAAAAGGCCAACAGTGGGATCTCAGGTCACTGATTGCTGACGATGAGCTGTATGAGGAATTCAAAGGTGGCACCCTGATTCTCTCACGCCTCTGCCCAGTGGACTACCACCGCTTTCACTTCCCCTGCGCTGGGGTGCCGAGCGCATGCACCACCATCGAGGGGCCGCTGTTCTCCGTATCACCAATCGCGCTGCGCCAGCGCCTTGCTTACATGTGGGAAAACAAACGCACGCGTACCGTGCTGGAAACTGAAGCTTTTGGCAAAGTCCTCATCCAGGAAATCGGGGCCACCTGTGTAGGCTCTATTCATCAGACCTACCAAGCCGGCCAAGCTGTCGAAAAAGGTGCCGAGAAGGGCTACTTTGCCTTCGGTGGCTCATCCACCATCACGATCTTTCAGCCTAATAAGATCCAGTTAGCTCAAGACCTACTGGAGCACTCCTCCGAGCAGCGAGAGATCTACGCCAGAATTGGCGACACGATGGGAACCCCAATGTAG
- a CDS encoding Dps family protein: MSDNKKKDVVGALRQVVADSYALLGQTHLCHWNVRGPGFFALHAAFEQQYTELFTAVDEIAERVRALGALAPGGLGNLAHMSGMKELREDASAEEMVKHLAYANGKVVESLAEARDLSAEADDSQSEDLMIARIQVHEKTIWMLRSYLAAG, translated from the coding sequence ATGTCTGATAATAAAAAGAAAGATGTAGTCGGAGCTTTAAGGCAGGTGGTGGCTGACAGCTATGCTTTACTGGGTCAGACGCACCTTTGTCACTGGAATGTGCGTGGTCCAGGTTTCTTTGCATTACATGCCGCTTTTGAGCAACAGTACACTGAACTGTTCACTGCTGTGGATGAAATAGCCGAGCGTGTACGGGCTCTGGGAGCGCTGGCACCGGGCGGACTTGGTAATCTAGCTCATATGTCTGGGATGAAAGAGCTGCGTGAGGATGCCTCTGCTGAGGAAATGGTGAAGCATTTGGCTTATGCCAATGGCAAAGTAGTGGAAAGTCTAGCGGAGGCTAGGGATCTGTCTGCCGAGGCTGACGATTCTCAGAGTGAAGATCTGATGATAGCGAGAATCCAGGTCCATGAGAAAACGATCTGGATGCTTAGAAGCTATCTTGCAGCTGGCTAA
- a CDS encoding DUF6515 family protein, translating to MKKHWITLSLAAATALAGLSSCVPIDPYYSGGPGYYGGSGYINSLPPGYSVVHVSGKKYYRHRDVYYDYRNGRYYRISDPHRRSHHDHHSAYRRVVVRGEVYYVRNGVYYKRHNGHYDRVSNPYHSRAHHHPSYKRVIVRGQTYYVRGNQYYRYDRGRYYPVRSPYSRY from the coding sequence ATGAAAAAACATTGGATCACTCTCTCACTCGCAGCGGCTACTGCATTAGCCGGTCTATCCTCTTGTGTCCCCATCGACCCATACTACTCAGGCGGACCTGGCTACTACGGTGGCTCAGGATACATTAACAGCCTCCCCCCTGGATACAGTGTCGTGCATGTAAGCGGTAAAAAATATTACCGTCACCGTGATGTTTACTACGATTATCGTAATGGACGGTACTACCGCATCTCTGATCCTCATCGTCGCTCCCACCATGACCATCACTCAGCCTATCGCAGAGTCGTTGTCCGCGGCGAGGTGTATTATGTACGAAATGGCGTGTATTACAAACGCCACAATGGACACTATGACCGCGTCTCGAACCCCTACCACTCAAGAGCGCACCATCATCCGAGCTACAAAAGAGTCATCGTCAGAGGCCAGACCTATTATGTACGTGGTAACCAATACTACCGCTACGACCGGGGCAGATACTATCCCGTACGTAGCCCATACTCCAGGTACTAA
- a CDS encoding sigma-54-dependent transcriptional regulator, translating into MEPTILIVDDEKSTRDGLRMALEDDFDCYVASDIREAMNILKSEKINLMLTDLRMGADSGMDLLDKALALPDPPIAIMMTAYGSVDTAVEAMHRGAWHFVTKPLNLDEVEMMIRRALRSRQLESKTKELEEENIQLRTQAGKTPHGLEKLIGSSPAMAQIHSMITQIAPTKATVLIEGESGTGKEVVARAIHSLSGRPQDKLVTVNCAALSPQLLESELFGHEKGSFTGASQRRIGRFEQANGGTIFLDEIGEIDQATQVKLLRVLSERTIERVGSNTPIKVDVRVITATNKNLRKMVSKGEFREDLFFRLNVVKIEMPPLRSRTEDIVLLTNAFLKEFSEENSKPNKPLTDKALQLLQHYQWPGNVRELRTAIEHGVVMSNDDQIKASHLPSIIQTGGLGNLTTDPSVYEPSGDLSNELKNTLADSPEFNLHALEKITIRKALQYTNDNRTAAAELLGISRRTLQRKLKEIEA; encoded by the coding sequence ATGGAACCTACAATTCTTATCGTAGATGACGAGAAATCGACCCGGGATGGCCTGAGAATGGCCCTTGAGGACGACTTTGATTGCTATGTGGCCTCAGACATCAGAGAGGCCATGAACATCCTGAAGTCGGAAAAAATAAACCTCATGCTGACCGACCTCAGAATGGGCGCTGACAGTGGGATGGATCTCCTAGATAAAGCTCTGGCACTCCCCGATCCTCCCATCGCCATTATGATGACCGCCTATGGTTCTGTGGACACGGCTGTAGAGGCCATGCACCGTGGCGCCTGGCACTTCGTCACTAAGCCTCTCAATCTGGACGAAGTAGAAATGATGATCCGTAGGGCATTGCGCTCCAGGCAACTAGAGAGCAAAACTAAGGAGCTTGAGGAAGAGAACATCCAGCTGCGTACTCAAGCCGGCAAAACACCCCATGGTCTGGAAAAGCTCATCGGCAGCTCTCCCGCCATGGCTCAAATTCACTCAATGATCACACAGATCGCTCCAACCAAAGCGACTGTTCTCATCGAGGGTGAATCTGGTACAGGTAAAGAAGTCGTAGCCAGAGCCATTCACTCCCTCAGTGGGCGCCCTCAGGACAAGTTAGTTACCGTCAACTGCGCAGCTTTATCACCACAGCTTCTTGAATCAGAGTTATTTGGTCACGAGAAAGGCTCATTCACTGGAGCCAGCCAACGCAGGATTGGCCGCTTCGAACAAGCGAACGGCGGCACGATCTTTTTAGACGAAATCGGTGAAATCGATCAAGCCACACAGGTCAAATTATTAAGAGTCCTCTCAGAGCGCACCATTGAGCGTGTTGGCTCGAATACCCCCATCAAAGTCGATGTCCGGGTAATCACCGCAACAAACAAAAACCTCAGAAAAATGGTCTCAAAGGGAGAATTCCGAGAAGATCTTTTTTTCCGCCTCAATGTCGTAAAAATTGAGATGCCCCCGCTCCGTAGTCGCACTGAAGATATTGTCTTGTTAACCAATGCTTTCCTCAAAGAGTTCTCCGAGGAAAACAGCAAACCCAATAAACCACTAACAGACAAAGCACTACAACTACTCCAACATTATCAATGGCCTGGAAATGTTCGTGAACTCCGCACAGCTATCGAGCATGGCGTGGTCATGAGCAATGATGACCAGATCAAAGCCAGCCATTTACCCTCTATTATCCAAACTGGCGGGCTGGGCAATCTAACAACGGACCCCTCCGTTTACGAGCCTTCTGGTGATCTTTCAAATGAATTGAAAAACACCCTTGCCGACTCGCCGGAATTCAACTTGCATGCATTGGAAAAAATAACCATTCGCAAAGCTCTGCAGTATACCAATGACAACCGTACTGCAGCCGCTGAATTGCTAGGTATTAGCAGACGCACTTTGCAACGAAAACTCAAAGAAATAGAAGCCTAA
- a CDS encoding phage regulatory CII family protein, with product MQSHEVLKKAFSQSSPKAIASELGVSLSLVYKWAQEQSEIGSGSRNPLDRVVKMHEMTEDNSLIEYLAEKCGGYFVRNPESHCQKGFQYLPATTEIVSQFSHLLARISHAALDNSITQDEANEIRQVWDKLKGYAEGFVRCCEEGDFEQMDEDEDAPEKMEAVRKTLY from the coding sequence ATGCAATCCCACGAGGTTCTCAAGAAAGCTTTTTCTCAATCCTCCCCCAAGGCAATCGCTTCTGAATTAGGTGTGTCACTCTCGCTCGTATACAAGTGGGCTCAGGAGCAATCTGAAATTGGCTCCGGCAGCCGTAACCCTCTCGATCGTGTCGTCAAAATGCACGAGATGACCGAGGACAACTCACTCATTGAGTACTTAGCTGAAAAATGCGGCGGTTACTTTGTTAGAAACCCAGAGAGTCATTGCCAGAAAGGCTTCCAATATCTGCCGGCTACTACTGAGATCGTCTCCCAGTTCTCTCACTTGCTTGCTCGCATTTCACACGCAGCTCTGGACAATTCGATCACCCAAGACGAAGCGAATGAAATCCGTCAAGTATGGGATAAGCTCAAAGGATATGCCGAAGGCTTCGTGAGATGCTGTGAAGAAGGCGACTTCGAACAAATGGATGAAGACGAAGATGCACCGGAGAAAATGGAGGCAGTCCGTAAAACACTCTATTAG
- a CDS encoding LysR family transcriptional regulator has protein sequence MWFIFALYALMREGLDINLQSLRLIRLVAECGAITAASAQAGLSPSSISRHIQAAEARLGFRVFDRTTRKIQLTEKGFTLLRETQVIPHVLDEALRRIRELDESRLKVCISTGLTTSHIAGIFHAYQKMDTGQKLVLSQMSGENVLRGTVAGLYDLGILTGMNTIPSEVEVCHRIEDVFVAITNESDDLPYEGVAGFRKWAAIRDWLLPNDTSTTRRVIDDWALTLRVRLNARTELENFDLMGQLVGMGMGVALVPRRAVGLMSQRKKLKIVSLPKVLKRELVVIRRKSNQVQDGQKEFLNKILFST, from the coding sequence ATGTGGTTTATTTTTGCATTATACGCATTAATGCGTGAGGGGCTTGATATAAATTTACAGAGTTTGAGGCTGATTAGATTAGTTGCAGAGTGTGGTGCTATTACTGCTGCAAGTGCTCAGGCAGGTTTGTCACCCAGTAGTATATCACGCCATATACAGGCGGCTGAGGCTAGACTGGGTTTTAGAGTTTTTGATCGGACTACACGTAAAATCCAGCTGACGGAAAAAGGCTTTACTCTACTCCGTGAAACCCAGGTTATTCCTCATGTATTGGACGAAGCTTTGAGGAGGATTAGGGAGCTAGATGAAAGTCGGTTAAAGGTGTGTATTTCAACTGGGCTGACAACATCACATATTGCTGGCATATTCCATGCTTATCAGAAGATGGATACTGGCCAGAAATTGGTGTTGTCCCAGATGTCAGGCGAAAATGTTTTACGAGGTACGGTAGCGGGGCTCTATGACCTGGGTATTTTGACTGGCATGAATACCATTCCGAGTGAAGTGGAGGTTTGTCACCGTATTGAGGATGTCTTTGTAGCGATCACAAATGAAAGTGATGATCTTCCCTATGAAGGTGTAGCGGGTTTTAGAAAGTGGGCTGCAATCCGGGATTGGCTCCTTCCAAATGATACGAGTACTACTCGACGGGTGATCGATGATTGGGCTTTAACTTTGAGGGTTAGGTTAAATGCTCGTACCGAACTTGAAAACTTTGACTTAATGGGGCAACTGGTAGGCATGGGCATGGGTGTAGCTCTGGTTCCTCGTCGAGCAGTAGGACTAATGAGTCAGAGAAAAAAATTGAAAATAGTTTCTTTGCCTAAAGTTCTTAAGCGCGAACTAGTGGTCATACGCCGAAAGTCGAACCAAGTCCAAGATGGACAGAAAGAATTTCTAAATAAGATTCTGTTTTCAACATAG
- the rplI gene encoding 50S ribosomal protein L9, protein MATTEVILRTKIDNLGAEADVVKVKAGYARNFLIPQGKAFEATEENLKHTEELKAARAEREAAELTDAQATAAKIKKFKPSFTLEIGQGGKAFGSVTSIDIHKKLEEAGIVIDRKSIQLESPIKTSGESTVEIKLHSDVSANLVITIESGEEA, encoded by the coding sequence ATGGCTACAACAGAAGTTATTCTCCGTACTAAGATCGACAACCTCGGCGCTGAAGCTGACGTTGTAAAAGTTAAGGCTGGCTACGCTCGCAACTTCCTCATCCCACAAGGTAAAGCTTTTGAAGCTACTGAGGAAAACCTTAAGCACACTGAAGAACTCAAGGCTGCACGTGCCGAGCGTGAAGCTGCTGAACTTACAGATGCTCAGGCTACTGCTGCTAAGATCAAGAAGTTCAAGCCAAGCTTCACCCTTGAAATCGGTCAAGGCGGTAAGGCTTTCGGTTCTGTTACTTCCATCGACATTCACAAGAAGCTCGAAGAAGCAGGCATCGTTATCGACCGTAAGAGCATCCAGCTTGAGAGCCCAATCAAGACTTCCGGTGAATCCACCGTTGAAATCAAGCTTCACTCAGACGTTTCTGCCAACCTCGTTATCACTATCGAGTCTGGCGAAGAAGCCTAA
- a CDS encoding ferredoxin has protein sequence MANKQDKAPLNVPGKFYNDYSCIDCGLCPETAPNIFRRDDEEGISYVYRQPSNTDELRLAIEAMECCPTESIGCDG, from the coding sequence ATGGCAAATAAACAAGACAAGGCCCCACTCAATGTTCCCGGTAAATTTTACAATGACTATAGCTGTATTGACTGCGGTTTATGTCCAGAAACAGCACCCAACATCTTTCGTCGAGATGATGAAGAAGGTATTAGCTACGTTTATCGACAACCCAGCAATACAGATGAACTAAGATTGGCGATCGAAGCCATGGAATGCTGCCCGACTGAATCCATTGGCTGTGATGGATAA
- a CDS encoding two-component system sensor histidine kinase NtrB yields the protein MKDGFLDKLITRLDRFSPGEVQNLVSRLIREKGFLESVFEALREGLLIISPEGHITFANAAAHGFFGLDPNKCIGQHISSAIRGLDWQSIAKPDRVVNRDMEVFYPENLFLNFYLAPINSLVEAEEQHLGYVMLVRDVTKSKREAEEMLESEKLNALTLLAAGVAHEIGNPLNSLDIHLQLMSRKLRKLPKGDQDELSALLNTAQGEIRRLDSILKQFLHAVRPSSVNREKSQLHDILHTTLQTLEAELSSRNAQVALNLDESMPLLDIDPDQMQQAFYNIIRNSAQALPASGGILTIFSKYNDYEVTMSFRDNGSGISPEHMGALYEPYRTTKKTGSGLGLLIVRRIIREHGGELEVESEEGKGTIVTIHLPRREKHLRLLETTEPSPLIDLEN from the coding sequence ATGAAGGACGGCTTTCTAGACAAGCTAATCACACGCCTGGACCGCTTTTCCCCCGGAGAAGTGCAGAACCTCGTCTCCCGTCTCATTAGAGAGAAAGGCTTCCTGGAGAGTGTATTCGAGGCCCTCAGAGAGGGTTTGCTGATTATCAGTCCCGAAGGTCATATCACCTTTGCCAATGCAGCAGCCCACGGCTTCTTCGGCCTCGACCCGAATAAATGCATCGGTCAGCACATCAGCTCGGCAATTCGAGGACTCGATTGGCAGTCGATAGCCAAACCAGACCGCGTGGTAAACCGAGACATGGAGGTGTTTTACCCAGAGAACCTCTTTCTAAACTTCTACCTGGCTCCCATCAACTCGCTGGTAGAAGCCGAAGAGCAGCACCTGGGCTATGTCATGCTGGTCAGAGATGTGACCAAATCCAAACGCGAGGCCGAAGAGATGCTTGAGAGTGAAAAACTCAATGCGCTTACCCTTCTCGCAGCCGGTGTAGCCCATGAGATCGGCAATCCACTAAATTCGCTGGATATTCATCTTCAATTGATGAGCCGCAAGCTACGTAAACTCCCCAAAGGTGACCAGGACGAGCTATCTGCCCTTCTCAACACAGCACAAGGCGAGATCAGGCGGCTGGATTCCATCCTTAAACAATTCCTGCATGCAGTCCGCCCATCGTCAGTGAATCGAGAGAAGAGCCAGTTACACGACATCCTGCATACCACGCTTCAAACGCTCGAGGCAGAATTATCCAGCAGGAATGCCCAAGTCGCTCTCAACCTGGATGAATCCATGCCTTTGCTGGATATCGACCCGGACCAAATGCAGCAGGCTTTCTACAATATCATTCGTAATTCCGCACAGGCATTACCTGCCTCAGGTGGTATTCTCACGATTTTCTCTAAGTACAACGACTACGAGGTTACCATGAGCTTCCGCGACAATGGCTCTGGCATATCTCCTGAGCACATGGGCGCACTTTATGAACCCTACCGTACGACGAAAAAAACGGGCTCAGGCCTCGGCCTTTTGATTGTGCGCCGAATCATCCGTGAACATGGAGGAGAACTCGAAGTCGAAAGCGAAGAAGGCAAAGGCACCATCGTCACCATTCACCTCCCGCGCAGAGAGAAACATCTCAGACTTCTAGAAACCACCGAACCATCACCCCTGATTGATTTGGAGAACTAA
- the nadE gene encoding NAD(+) synthase — protein sequence MKTIHVAAASVNQIPLDWEGNLSRILKVIEEARGLGVSMLCLPELALTGYGCEDAFMMPNTVERAEQMLGAVKAASEGMVIAVGLPWRHHHTMFNVAAVLANGELLGLVGKQHLAGDGLHYEPRWFSEWPRNEVVVTTCLGQEVLLGDLMFEVGGIRFGFEICEDAWSADRPGSALSAYGLDFVLNPSASHFAFGKQRLRERFVNEGARAYGCAYIYANLLGNESGRVVFDGGPMISNAGDLVSYGDRFSFKDHTLITANVDVEVNRTKQVATASRRVEVSDHVGLVQSYWELPADHKAPSPHVDRPEWSKEEEFAHAIGLALFDYMRKSYSRGFVVSLSGGADSSAVSCLVKIALDLALSELGENGVRERLQYMQLSESSADWMKALLVCVYQASKHSGDATEQSAEELAKYLGAEYQIWEIADLVEGYTSMVSKGLGRELTWETDDVPLQNIQARVRAPGIWMLANVRSALLLATSNRSEAAVGYATMDGDTCGGLSPVAGIDKAFLREWLVWLETVGSERIQQVPALNYVNNLQPTAELRPADHGQTDEGDLMPYPVLDAIERAAIRDKRAPQDVLTLMGDRFDQYEHEQLKQWVIKFFRLWSRNQWKRERYAPSFHVDDENLDPKTWCRFPILSGGFQKELSELQ from the coding sequence ATGAAGACCATCCACGTAGCCGCTGCGAGTGTTAATCAGATCCCTCTGGATTGGGAGGGTAACTTGAGTCGAATCCTCAAAGTGATCGAAGAGGCCAGAGGGCTAGGGGTGAGCATGTTATGTCTCCCTGAACTCGCGTTGACAGGTTATGGCTGTGAGGATGCTTTCATGATGCCCAATACCGTCGAGAGGGCGGAACAGATGTTGGGAGCTGTAAAGGCCGCATCTGAGGGGATGGTCATCGCTGTTGGTTTGCCATGGAGGCATCATCATACGATGTTTAATGTAGCGGCAGTTCTGGCAAATGGTGAACTGCTTGGCCTGGTCGGTAAGCAGCATTTGGCAGGTGATGGTTTGCACTATGAGCCTCGATGGTTCAGTGAATGGCCTCGAAACGAGGTGGTGGTGACCACTTGTCTGGGGCAGGAAGTCTTACTGGGTGACCTCATGTTTGAGGTGGGAGGGATTCGCTTTGGCTTTGAGATCTGTGAAGATGCCTGGAGTGCTGATCGCCCTGGTAGTGCACTTTCTGCTTATGGTCTCGATTTTGTCTTAAATCCTAGTGCCAGTCATTTTGCCTTTGGGAAGCAGCGATTGCGTGAACGCTTTGTCAATGAAGGGGCGAGAGCCTATGGCTGTGCTTACATCTATGCCAATTTGCTGGGTAATGAATCAGGACGTGTAGTCTTTGACGGTGGTCCGATGATTAGTAACGCAGGAGATCTGGTGAGTTATGGTGATAGATTTAGCTTCAAGGATCATACCCTAATCACCGCCAATGTGGATGTGGAGGTGAATCGTACCAAGCAGGTCGCCACAGCGAGTCGTCGTGTGGAGGTCAGTGATCATGTAGGGCTTGTTCAGAGTTACTGGGAATTACCTGCGGATCATAAGGCGCCGAGTCCTCATGTGGATAGGCCTGAATGGTCAAAAGAGGAGGAGTTCGCTCATGCCATCGGCTTGGCTTTGTTCGATTACATGCGAAAGAGTTATTCCCGTGGTTTTGTTGTCTCTCTTAGTGGGGGAGCAGATTCCTCAGCAGTCAGCTGTCTGGTTAAAATTGCTCTGGATCTGGCGCTGAGTGAACTAGGTGAAAACGGGGTTCGTGAGAGACTCCAATACATGCAGCTTTCCGAGTCGTCAGCGGATTGGATGAAGGCGCTTCTGGTGTGTGTATATCAGGCAAGTAAGCACAGCGGTGATGCTACGGAGCAGAGTGCCGAGGAGTTGGCCAAGTATCTCGGGGCTGAATACCAAATTTGGGAGATCGCAGATTTGGTGGAGGGATATACCAGTATGGTAAGCAAAGGTCTGGGGAGAGAATTGACCTGGGAAACAGACGATGTACCTCTTCAAAACATCCAAGCCCGAGTGCGTGCACCTGGTATCTGGATGTTGGCCAATGTCCGTTCAGCCCTGCTCTTGGCTACGAGTAACCGCAGTGAAGCTGCGGTAGGTTATGCTACCATGGATGGCGATACTTGTGGGGGGCTGAGCCCTGTCGCTGGTATCGATAAAGCCTTTCTCCGGGAATGGTTAGTCTGGCTTGAGACTGTGGGAAGTGAGCGCATCCAGCAGGTGCCTGCGCTGAATTACGTGAACAACCTTCAGCCCACGGCGGAACTTAGGCCGGCTGATCATGGTCAGACGGATGAAGGAGACCTGATGCCTTACCCTGTATTGGATGCCATTGAGCGAGCTGCGATACGGGACAAGCGAGCCCCTCAGGATGTCCTTACTCTCATGGGAGACCGCTTTGATCAATACGAGCACGAGCAACTTAAGCAGTGGGTCATCAAATTCTTCCGCTTGTGGTCACGTAACCAATGGAAGAGGGAGCGCTATGCGCCTAGTTTCCACGTGGATGATGAAAATCTTGATCCCAAGACCTGGTGTAGATTTCCGATTCTATCAGGTGGCTTCCAGAAGGAGCTTTCTGAGCTACAGTAG